The genomic DNA GTCTGAAAATCTTCTTCTGATGCCTCACTGTTTTTAACACCACACTTCTCTACTGAAAATCTCTGAAAATTGACATGGTTCTATTATAATGTAACAAGTTGGATTTAAAATAAGCACTTACCCCAAGCCACAAGCACACTTTATCTGTGGGCGGGACCGATGCCTTACAGTATACGTTGTCCGCCAACAGGAAGTGAGTATTCATTGGCTCTGTCGTTTCCTGGAAGGAAGGAGACGAATGTCAGAAACAGACATATACaagaaatgaaaaggaaaaaaaggaataatagaatagaaaaaaaagaaattcttcTCACCTTCTTCTTCTGCATGTGTTTTAAAATATCTAATGTCTGCTTGATTTGCGGAATCTGACTTTTCAATCTGTAATgcaaaaagaggggaaaaaaatacttAATCTACACGACAGGACAGTATGACAGAGGGACCCAGATGATTCAACCCTCCCACTACttcttgagcacacacaccactctggtCCCAGATGTCcgaaatgaatgaattaaattaaattaaattcaattaaatttatatagcgccaaaacaatacaattgtctcaaggtgctttacagatcccagtgcctggacccccttagagcaagcacaatggcaacaggggcaaggggaaactccctgttaatcaggaattAAAACAGAAACAGTTCCTCATATGTACCCGGGATACAGTTCCTCAAATGTACCCAAGATACAGTTCATCATATGTACCCAGGAAACAGTTCTTCATATGTACCCAGGAAACAGTTCCTCATACCAGGAACATGCAACTCCCACATAGCACCAGAAGCTGGCATTAGCATTGCAACCTTTTCAACATTGCAACCTTTTCTTCTTGCAATGACAGTTTGGGTTATGCACCTCCATATTAGCCTACTCCCTCAAGAGACAGATAATTTACTTTTGTGAAACAATAAGACAATGCCTTTTGACTGTTTTATTGATAACTTGATGTTTATTGGTGACTTCATGTTTTTATTAAAAGCATTATGTTCCTTGATATTTAAAATGTTATCTTTTTTCAGTGAGTGCAAAAACACATTCCCACTGGAGCAATTAGTGTCGACACGACCAACAATAAATCCCAGTATCAATGTTCACCAAATCTATTTCTATCGAGTTGAAATtgtgaacacaaacaacaacacaacacatctacCATACTGCAGCCTGTGCACCTAAGTCTATTCCCTTGTTGCAGACATATTAAAGCCAGGAGTTTTAAAGGCATCGTCATATCAGTGTCTTTAGGGTTAAGGGTCTGAGACACCACTACTTGTAAAAGGTCAAGAATGTACCTCTGTTTCTTCTGGGACAGGTTGAGTTCcatgtatttgtatttctggTACTGTTCATCCAGCTTCCTCAGCACAGCATCTGCAGTGTCATTGCCAGGCTGCTTCATGAAGGAGTCCACATCCTCCTACAACACCACCACAATACAAACAGTGGCTGTCAAGCAACTGGCATATTACTCTAGatatataatatctatataGCTAATAACATTGCTGTGTTTGAACATTCTGACATtattcatacaaaaaaaaaacagacgcaTCAGGTCTGTTGACCAATCCACGGGAGAAGGAATATGCTTACATGAATGACCAATGAGTTCGAAGCGTTAAAATGACTAATAGAGATATTTTGTCGGCTATCTGGTTATATTGGTTAGAGAGGGTAATCTTAATTGTTAAGTATAACAATCTCTCCTGGTCCAGTTTATCACAAGTGCCTACTGAATTGAAATGCAAGCTATTGTTATTTGAGCGACAACTGTGATGAAGGAATAAATGACAAGAATCACTGATTGATTTTAACACCCAGATGCGTCGGTGACAGCAGGGATTGGCGATTCGCCCGCACAGCTGTGGCTGCCACTCCTAACGAGCATTCTAAGGTAGTCACTAGCATTCTTGCTAATCCGGGCTCGCCCAGTCAACTGCAATATCTCAACGACGTAAAACGTAACGTGGAAGCAGACGCCGGTATCCACCCTGGGTTGGGCTGAGAATTACATGGCCAACTGAACATCCACCATGACTGCAGTGACATAATATCAAAAGCAACCCAGATACCAAACGCTAAGGAAGTACAAATAAGAATTCTGCAAACTAGCTTGCGAGCGAGCTTGTCAGACATGCTGGCTAGCTTTACAGTAGCAAACGTAGCTAACTATGAGAGGGTCCCATAAGGCAGTTCGTTTAAGACAATGTGGTACCCAAGACAACAGTAACGCTAACATTAAACTTTCCAAGATAAGATGAGCATGCACCTTTATTCACTGTTCAACTCCACATCAGAATCAACATTAACAACGCTGATCGACTGACTTATCCGCCAAATACCTAAAAGAATCTGGCGATAACACGCTACTCGACGTTATCGTTACTGCCATAAAAGGATGTGGGCATATGACTTGGGGTGGCTGCCCAAGACAAATTGACAACTACAACCACAAAGATCTCAAACTAAGTCGCTTTATATAGATGTagatattatattataacaGCACAACTTTACGCACCACAAATATTGCCTCGGGAATTCCGAGATGTTTTTTCTTATTTGCCGCTCCGGCATTGCCACTCTCTATGGTCGTCGCCATTTTAGGAAAGACTTGTGACTCTTCCGCCTTGCGCCTTCTTCTTCTCGTTCGTTCTGTCACTTCTTTGGGAGTTGTTAGGGCAGGAAATAACACGCACCTTACTGCCACCAATTGGTTTGGAGTGAGAAATGGAAAACATTttaccttttcttttctttttagcaTTCCCTCACaccacaaacatttattttcatgagaCTAAAATCATTATAGTATACGGACTTTTTGTATTTTGAGTAATTTAAAGATATTACAACTAGAATGACACATCTGTTTAGTAAATTATTAGGCAACCTTCAATTTGTTACAATACAGttattatagttatagttaaggtatttagcagacactgttgtccaaagtgacttgcaAAACATTAGATaaacaaacagtaaaaacaacaatgacaaaattAAGTAAATTAAGGCCTATAAATTCCAGATGATAAACAATTACAAATGAATCAATCATACAGTTATCAAGTTAATTAATGTAGCAGAGATAAAAAGCAAAGATGAGGTAACCTACCTCAGACACAgaaaaataattattaaaataagaaaCTCCCATAGCCTATCATTTCTAGGACATAACATGACATGAATAtatctgaacacaaacacaaacataacccAAGCAGTTTCCCAAACACAAGAGAAGATCTGTTCCAACAGAAAACACTTTGAACATTCTTGAACAGAACTTTGGACATTCAAAGAGGACGAGGCACCAAAGAGATCACACAGTGACACAAGGCCAATGACACGTTCGTGATAGATATGTGGTAATTAGTCATAAGAAGAAGATACCTTCAAAGAGAGGTCCAGTGCATGATCATTATAAATATGAAGATAAATACTGCATATTGCTTGAATACATCAGAACATCAAAAGCCTGACTTTCCACACCACATTATAAGATGTTGCAGTTTTCAACAGAGGGCATTGAAGCATGTATTCTGAAACAGATACAGTGGAAATATGCCTGCTCATCCCCTCAATGTATAATTTTTAATCAACATTTTCATTACCTTCATGCCTTTATATATTCCTATAGGAACACTCTATGTACACACATCAATTTGCACAGTCCCCTAGTGCATAATTTAGTTGTTCAGCAACAGTGTTCCTTTCTCTTAAGCAGCGTAATACACCTGTACAACACCTGTAAAACACCTGTAATACACCTGTAAAACACCTGTTCTCCCCTTTTGGTAAATTGGGTACATGTATCATATCCAAATCACTAATGTGACACAGAGGTGGCAGCTGCATTGCATAAGTGTGTGGTATGTCTCAGGGCCTCTGGGATGGCCCAAGTCAGCATTTAGCCTGTGTGCACAGTGATGTAATCATGCCTAAATGATTCAGATGCACAGACAGCAGGACGAGCTGTTTGTTGATGGTGTTGGGAACACTGTGGCCTGTGTGAAAGGATTGTTTCGGTGATGCTGATAGAACAATCTGGCCTCTCCGTGATGCACTGTTTGCTGTCACTCAGAGACGTGTTTGCCTTATATGTCCATTTGCAATGCTTGGCCAAGCATGGTATTTTCAAGTCACATAACTGCCAATACCACCATTCCAGATTCTCTGACATCTTACATTCAAAACGGAGGGTGACCTAAAAATTAGAGTTGCAATCGAGGTTAGCACAACATTTAAGGCACTATAAAAAATTGTGAGTTGATATGAGAGTTGATACGCATATTTTGGTGTCAATGTACAAAAGGTATTTTATGGGTTTAAATCCAAAGCCATTGTTCAGCGGCTGGAACACAAGCACAATTAAAGGCATAGATTAAAAAGGTACTTAGTAAAGGTCAGTGATTTAATGGAGAAAGAGGAAATTAGTCACACCTGCCATCCCTCTCTGGCATAACTATAAATATCCACAGCCTCACATCCCTAAGGTTCAAAGTGAAAGGAgtataatgaatgaatgggtgggtggatggatgggtcgAGGGGAGACCAGGTACGTATGTAGTTGGTACGTCGACAGTAGTAACTTATTTTTTTCCCACGCCGAACGCAATGCTATGAAACTCACAGACAACATGTGTGATGGCATCAGCATACTACGTTTAAAATGTCAGTTTATGTCTCAATCTCTGTCAAAACAGTAATTGTGTGGGGCAAATTTATAACTTTTGCACAATATTGCAATACTGCACAACTGACGTGTTTTGACGTAACAGGTGGTTGTGATCAGTGATTTCTAAACTGGATGTTAGTATAATTATTAGCTGCATAGGATGTGTTATATTCCAAATATCTTATCGAATATTAGGAGAGGTCGGCTGGGGAAAATTTGTTGCAACCAGCAAACGTAACTAGAACGTGAAATAGGTCCACTTTTGCAAAAATGTCACATCCTTGCAAGGAGCAACTATCTcactggttttgaaaaaaaaaaactagaaaaaCCCTTCTCCACCACTATTTTGGTTTGAATAATCCATGGCTGTTGCCATACACTTTACTTCATCCCTTGAAACTGGCATGTCACAGTTGTCCACTGTTAGAACTGTCCCCAACACTGTACTTCTGTCTCCAAGGCTCTCACTACATTTCGATATTCGGTGTTCTTCGGTAAAGAAAAGTTAGGCACATGTGCTTGAACTAGTGGAGTAAATCTATAGACGAAGAACGTATGTTGGATGTATATACGCACAAACTATTTTGGGGCTGACCACCAGACCCCAATCCTCTAAACGTAATGGAAATGACTCATCTCTGtgatatcttcaaaaatgagaCAGATCAAAATTGCCGTCACACCGTTTCTCTGGTGATACTTGTGGTTCAGAAACTGAGGCATAATAGCACAATAGAACACTGAGGCATAATAATAGCACAATAGAACACTGAGGCATAATAATAGCACAATAGAACACTGAGGCATAATAATAGCATAATAGAACACTGAGGCATAATAATAGCACAATAGAACACTGAGGCATAATAATAGCACAATAGAACACTGAGGCAAAATAAGAGCATAATAGAACACTGAGGCATAATAAGAGCACAATAGAACACTGAGGCATAATAAGAGCATAAAAGAACACTGAGGCATAATAATAGCATAATAGAACATTTACTCACCATTTACCTGCTTCATGAACATGTAAAGTAATCTTCAAAAATAACCTTTTACTATGGAGAGTCAGGGCACAATTTGATCAGAATCAAGACATTTTGTAAGATTGAGGCTATattttgaaataataataaaagtagtttttattttaaaataatacattttttcttCAGATTTGGTCAAAATCTAAATCTAACCCACCAACCAAAATATAACACACCAAACCTTATAGTTCATCTCAATTtaacatttaatttgaattgcATGTACTAGTCTTATTTTCCTATATCCTCATATTTAGTGTAATCAGAAAGCTCCTCTGAAGTTTCAACCCTAGCCACAAGATTCACTGATAATCTTCTCTCCTCATACAGTAAAACTCCATCGCAGGAAGTGAGACCTCTCACCCCCTGCTGGCTACCGGTATTGCTGACTGCCTCAGCATTGCTCCATAACtcatctaccacacacacacacacacacacacacacacacacacacacacacacacacacacacacacacacacacacacacacacacacacacacacacacacacactcagacacacacacacccacactcacacacacacccacactcacacacacacacacacacacacacactcagacacacacacacacacactcagacacacacacacacacacacacacacacacacacactcagacacacacagacacactcagacacacccatacacacagacacactcagacacacacacacacacacagacacacacacacactcagacacacacacacacacacacacacacacacactcagacacacacacacacacacacacacacacacactcagacacgcacacacagacacacacacacacacacacactcacacacactctcacacacacacgcacacgcacacgcacacacgcacacagacacacactctcacacacacacacacacacgcacacacgcacacacgcacacacgcacacacacacgcacacgcacacacgcacacagacacacacacacacacacacacacaccgtctctgaAGTACAGCACCGAAGCAGGATCATCTGCACTGTCACACCTTAACACACTCAGGAGTCAGCCAccgcagagcagagagagaaaggggaatgggacagaggagagagggatagagagaaagagaggagagaggagagagggggagggataaGGACAcaatgcgagagagagagagactttgacttttgagagggataaagagagagagagacagggtatgggcgagagagagagagagagacagaagagcgagagaatgagagagagatggatagagagggtgtgaaagaaggagggagacagatggagagagtgagagagactgagggagtgagggagagatttaacactttttttatAAAACCAGTTGctcacacatttcacatcaatacaccattaaaacacacataacacataacctCTTCCCCACAACAGAGGCGGGGCAGAGTCAAGGGgacaggaaggg from Clupea harengus chromosome 18, Ch_v2.0.2, whole genome shotgun sequence includes the following:
- the vbp1 gene encoding prefoldin subunit 3 codes for the protein MATTIESGNAGAANKKKHLGIPEAIFVEDVDSFMKQPGNDTADAVLRKLDEQYQKYKYMELNLSQKKQRLKSQIPQIKQTLDILKHMQKKKETTEPMNTHFLLADNVYCKASVPPTDKVCLWLGANVMLEYDIDEAESLLEKNLATASKNLDSLEDDLDFLRDQFTTTEVNMARVYNYDVKKRSQDNLLKSSS